A genomic segment from Lates calcarifer isolate ASB-BC8 linkage group LG13, TLL_Latcal_v3, whole genome shotgun sequence encodes:
- the grsf1 gene encoding G-rich sequence factor 1, whose product MSGNCRSLLFLLQRCVAVRQATLPTGVTTRRGVLSGTRCGFIQQRTWTSTTRGTGCLQRLCQLQSAVKTSQYGLCTKAPYEDEYPPLPAYQTVSEPEKKEVYIVQVKGLPWSCSADNLLHFFSECRICNGVNGIHLTVDKMGRPSGQAFIEVEHEEDVSKALEKHRQYLGPRYIEVFEVTNKDAEIILKKAIQAPADQAPKTNWVVRLRGLPFSCTEVDIAQFFSGLDLLENGITIVRDHKGRNSGEAYVQFSSQEATDEALQRDRDVIGNRYIEVFPSTTMEIHSSKRRRQSPAFPQTSLQSANRMIPASQTNFNTGSSLGSVVPLSHIHMRGLPFQVSAEDIVRFFSPLVVSRILIEYGPSGRPSGEADVYFSCHQDALAAMSKDRMYIGERYIELFLNSIPDCDRR is encoded by the exons ATGTCCGGTAACTGTAGGTCTCTGTTGTTCCTGCTGCAGCGGTGTGTCGCAGTCAGACAGGCAACGTTACCGACAGGCGTCACAACAAGACGCGGCGTGCTGTCAGGTACCCGCTGCGGCTTCATCCAGCAGCGAACATGGACATCAACGACCCGGGGGACAGGCTGTTTACAGAGACTCTGTCAGCTGCAGTCCGCGGTGAAAACCAGTCAGTACGGCCTCTGTACCAAG GCGCCTTATGAGGATGAATACCCACCGCTGCCGGCCTACCAGACCGTTTCAGAACCAGAGAAGAAGGAGGTGTATATCGTGCAGGTGAAAGGCCTCCCGTGGTCATGCTCGGCTGATAATCTCCTGCATTTCTTCTCAG AGTGCAGGATCTGTAACGGGGTGAACGGGATCCACCTCACCGTGGACAAAATGGGGAGGCCGTCGGGACAAGCCTTCATAGAGGTAGAGCACGAGGAGGACGTCAGCAAAGCTCTGGAGAAGCACCGACAGTACCTCGGCCCACGATACATCGAAG tgtttgaaGTGACGAACAAAGACGCCGAAATCATCCTGAAGAAAGCCATCCAGGCTCCAGCCGACCAGGCTCCCAAAACTAACTGGGTGGTGCGGCTCAGAGGCCTCCCCTTCTCTTGCACCGAGGTCGACATCGCCCAGTTCTTTTCAG GTCTGGATCTACTGGAGAATGGGATCACCATTGTCAGAGACCACAAAGGAAGAAACTCTGGGGAGGCTTATGTGCAGTTTTCCTCCCAGGAAGCGACAGACGAagctctgcagagagacagagacgtCATAGGAAACCG ATACATTGAGGTGTTTCCCAGCACAACCATGGAGATTCACTCCagtaagaggaggaggcagagtccAGCTTTTCCTCAGACCAGCCTTCAGTCAGCCAACAGGATGATTCCTGCCTCACAGACCAACTTCAATACTG GATCCTCTCTGGGCTCAGTTGTGCCGCTTTCTCACATCCACATGAGAGGTCTTCCTTTCCAGGTGTCTGCAGAGGACATTGTGAGG ttCTTCTCTCCTCTAGTTGTCTCAAGAATCCTGATTGAATACGGTCCCAGTGGGAGGCCGAGCGGCGAGGCTGATGTTTACTTCAGCTGCCACCAGGACGCCTTAGCCGCCATGTCTAAAGACAGAATGTACATAG gagaGAGATACATCGAGTTATTCCTGAACTCTATACCAGACTGTGACAGGag GTGA
- the rufy3 gene encoding protein RUFY3 isoform X5 has product MSDLTPQSETPTPTTDKITQAARETIYLCNFRVSVDGEWLCLRELNDISLTPDPEPAHEDPKDPIAIERLNLMNMAKLSIKGLIESALNLGRTLDSDYAPLQQFFVVMEHCLKHGLKTKKTFLGQNKSFWGALELVEKLTPEAGEITASVKDLPGLKTPLGRGRAWLRLALMQKKLSDYMKTIINRKDLLSEFYEPNALMMEEEGAVIAGLLVGLNVIDANLCMKGEDLDSQVGVIDFSMYLKDGGHSSKSAEGDGQITAILDQKNYVEELNRHLSASVNNLQAKVDALEKSNTKLTEELAVANNRIITLQEDVERVKEESSYQMESRKALRSDSAADGQALGETRKQLKEETLLRLDVEKELEVQIGMKQEMELSMKMLEKDICEKQDALVELRQQLEDLRAINQQLSHKSQSADASSKQKSEVIARLEEKINQMTGTVKQLETSEKHMVKQARHLNSAAGKLLQLQQ; this is encoded by the exons ATGTCTGATCTGACGCCTCAGAGCGAAACCCCAACTCCCACCACCGACAAGATCACCCAGGCCGCCCGGGAGACCATTTATCTCTGCAACTTTCGCGTGTCTGTCGACGGCGAGTGGCTCTGCCTCCGCGAGCTCAATGACATCTCCCTCACGCCGGACCCCGAGCCGGCCCATGAAG atcccAAGGATCCCATTGCAATCGAGAGGCTTAACTTGATGAACATGGCCAAACTGAGCATCAAGGGCCTGATCGAGTCGGCTCTCAACCTCGGACGCACACTTGACTCTGACTATGCACCTCTCCAGCAGTTCTTTGTCGTGATGGAGCACTGTCTGAAACATGGCTTGAAAA CTAAGAAGACTTTCCTGGGCCAGAACAAGTCGTTCTGGGGGGCGTTGGAGCTGGTTGAGAAGCTGACGCCTGAGGCAGGAGAGATCACTGCCAGTGTAAAAGACCTGCCTGGCCTCAA AACTCCCCTGGGACGAGGGCGTGCCTGGTTACGACTGGCCCTGATGCAGAAGAAGCTCTCTGACTACATGAAGACCATCATCAACAGAAAGGACctgctcag TGAGTTCTACGAGCCGAATGCGttgatgatggaggaggagggagccgTCATCGCCGGGCTGCTCGTCGGACTAAATGTCATCGATGCCAATCTGTGCATGAAGGGAGAGGACCTGGACTCACAG GTCGGGGTGATTGATTTCTCAATGTACCTCAAAGATGGCGGACACAGTAGTAAGAGTGCAGAGGG TGACGGTCAGATCACAGCGATTCTCGATCAGAAGAATTACGTGGAGGAGCTGAACAGACATTTAAG TGCATCAGTAAATAACCTCCAGGCCAAGGTGGACGCTCTGGAAAAGTCCAACACAAAGCTAACAGAAGAG CTTGCAGTGGCAAATAACCGGATCATCACCTTACAAGAGGACGTGGAGAGAGTAAAAGAGGAGAGCTCATATCAGATGGAGTCCAGGAAG GCATTAAGAAGCGACTCAGCAGCAGACGGACAAGCGCTGGGTGAAACACGCAAGCAGCTCAAAGAGGAAACCCTGCTTCGATTG GACGtggagaaggagctggaggtgCAGATCGGGATGAAGCAGGAGATGGAGCTGTCGATGAAGATGCTGGAGAAAGACATCTGTGAGAAGCAGGATGCTCTGGTGGAGCTCAGACAGCAGCTGGAAGACCTTCGTGCCATCAACCAGCAACTTAGCCACAAGTCACAG agcGCAGATGCCAGCTCTAAACAGAAGAGCGAAGTCATCGCTCGcctggaggagaaaataaaccaGATGACGGGGACTGTAAAACAGCTGGAGACCAG TGAGAAACACATGGTGAAGCAGGCCAGACACCTGAACTCAGCAGCGGGGAAGctgctccagctgcagcagtag
- the rufy3 gene encoding protein RUFY3 isoform X1, translated as MAERDMPPGDLPLQSSSEVSESSGRQNSSDENGHADSPDETLSPTSVIYFKEALNSSNLRFGKTGSLSPTSLRQYDFQIERIESKRRNPKDPIAIERLNLMNMAKLSIKGLIESALNLGRTLDSDYAPLQQFFVVMEHCLKHGLKTKKTFLGQNKSFWGALELVEKLTPEAGEITASVKDLPGLKTPLGRGRAWLRLALMQKKLSDYMKTIINRKDLLSEFYEPNALMMEEEGAVIAGLLVGLNVIDANLCMKGEDLDSQVGVIDFSMYLKDGGHSSKSAEGDGQITAILDQKNYVEELNRHLSASVNNLQAKVDALEKSNTKLTEELAVANNRIITLQEDVERVKEESSYQMESRKALRSDSAADGQALGETRKQLKEETLLRLDVEKELEVQIGMKQEMELSMKMLEKDICEKQDALVELRQQLEDLRAINQQLSHKSQSADASSKQKSEVIARLEEKINQMTGTVKQLETRCKQAERERDLALEANRLFKQEFGDKIESLQVEVEQLRRHRSNLEQELRKERERRSDHHLNVASRQSGTPRRERRLPENVPKCVSVRQNLPESPSVKREIEQLHSGQEDKTSLSSSLSLSHHEDEQDESFVEISQPIMCTMCEQDDSLLKTKKQCKNCSGVFCESCVSKELPLPSSILPETVCTACYTQLLQQYASTPT; from the exons atggcGGAGCGGGATATGCCACCGGGAGATCTGCCTCTGCAGTCATCCTCAGAGGTTTCTGAAAGTTCTGGGAGGCAAAATTCCTCGGATGAAAACGGACACGCCGACAGCCCGGACGAGACTCTGTCTCCGACCTCGGTGATTTACTTCAAGGAGGCGTTAAACTCCTCCAACTTGAGGTTTGGGAAGACTGGGTCGCTGTCACCCACTTCGCTCCGACAGTATGACTTCCAGATTGAAAGGATCGAGTCGAAACGAAGAA atcccAAGGATCCCATTGCAATCGAGAGGCTTAACTTGATGAACATGGCCAAACTGAGCATCAAGGGCCTGATCGAGTCGGCTCTCAACCTCGGACGCACACTTGACTCTGACTATGCACCTCTCCAGCAGTTCTTTGTCGTGATGGAGCACTGTCTGAAACATGGCTTGAAAA CTAAGAAGACTTTCCTGGGCCAGAACAAGTCGTTCTGGGGGGCGTTGGAGCTGGTTGAGAAGCTGACGCCTGAGGCAGGAGAGATCACTGCCAGTGTAAAAGACCTGCCTGGCCTCAA AACTCCCCTGGGACGAGGGCGTGCCTGGTTACGACTGGCCCTGATGCAGAAGAAGCTCTCTGACTACATGAAGACCATCATCAACAGAAAGGACctgctcag TGAGTTCTACGAGCCGAATGCGttgatgatggaggaggagggagccgTCATCGCCGGGCTGCTCGTCGGACTAAATGTCATCGATGCCAATCTGTGCATGAAGGGAGAGGACCTGGACTCACAG GTCGGGGTGATTGATTTCTCAATGTACCTCAAAGATGGCGGACACAGTAGTAAGAGTGCAGAGGG TGACGGTCAGATCACAGCGATTCTCGATCAGAAGAATTACGTGGAGGAGCTGAACAGACATTTAAG TGCATCAGTAAATAACCTCCAGGCCAAGGTGGACGCTCTGGAAAAGTCCAACACAAAGCTAACAGAAGAG CTTGCAGTGGCAAATAACCGGATCATCACCTTACAAGAGGACGTGGAGAGAGTAAAAGAGGAGAGCTCATATCAGATGGAGTCCAGGAAG GCATTAAGAAGCGACTCAGCAGCAGACGGACAAGCGCTGGGTGAAACACGCAAGCAGCTCAAAGAGGAAACCCTGCTTCGATTG GACGtggagaaggagctggaggtgCAGATCGGGATGAAGCAGGAGATGGAGCTGTCGATGAAGATGCTGGAGAAAGACATCTGTGAGAAGCAGGATGCTCTGGTGGAGCTCAGACAGCAGCTGGAAGACCTTCGTGCCATCAACCAGCAACTTAGCCACAAGTCACAG agcGCAGATGCCAGCTCTAAACAGAAGAGCGAAGTCATCGCTCGcctggaggagaaaataaaccaGATGACGGGGACTGTAAAACAGCTGGAGACCAG ATGCAAACaggctgagagggagagggatcTGGCTTTAGAGGCAAACCGGCTCTTCAAACAGGAGTTTGGAGACAAAATCGAgagtctgcaggtggaggtggagcagcTGAGGAGACACAG GTCTAATCTGGAGCAGGAGCTAAGAAAAGAGCGAGAGCGAAGGAGCGATCATCATCTCAACGTCGCGTCCAGACAGTCCGGAACTCCTCGCAGGGAGAGGAGGCTCCCGGAGAACGTCCCAAAA tgtgtgtctgtccgaCAGAATCTCCCAGAATCCCCGTCGGTCAAAAGGGAGATCGAGCAGTTACACAGTGGACAGGAGGATAAAACCAGTCTGAGCTCCAGCTT GTCTTTGTCACATCATGAGGACGAGCAG gaCGAGTCATTTGTGGAGATCAGTCAGCCTATCATGTGTACGATGTGTGAACAGGACGACTCTCTCCTCAAGACAAAG aAACAGTGTAAGAACTGCAGCGGTGTTTTCTGCGAGAGCTGCGTGTCCAAGGAGCTGCCGTTACCTTCCTCCATCCTCCCAGAGACGGTGTGCACTGCCTGCTACACCCAGTTACTCCAGCAATACGCTTCGACGCCGACATGA
- the rufy3 gene encoding protein RUFY3 isoform X2, whose product MAERDMPPGDLPLQSSSEVSESSGRQNSSDENGHADSPDETLSPTSVIYFKEALNSSNLRFGKTGSLSPTSLRQYDFQIERIESKRRNPKDPIAIERLNLMNMAKLSIKGLIESALNLGRTLDSDYAPLQQFFVVMEHCLKHGLKTKKTFLGQNKSFWGALELVEKLTPEAGEITASVKDLPGLKTPLGRGRAWLRLALMQKKLSDYMKTIINRKDLLSEFYEPNALMMEEEGAVIAGLLVGLNVIDANLCMKGEDLDSQVGVIDFSMYLKDGGHSSKSAEGDGQITAILDQKNYVEELNRHLSASVNNLQAKVDALEKSNTKLTEELAVANNRIITLQEDVERVKEESSYQMESRKALRSDSAADGQALGETRKQLKEETLLRLDVEKELEVQIGMKQEMELSMKMLEKDICEKQDALVELRQQLEDLRAINQQLSHKSQSADASSKQKSEVIARLEEKINQMTGTVKQLETRCKQAERERDLALEANRLFKQEFGDKIESLQVEVEQLRRHRSNLEQELRKERERRSDHHLNVASRQSGTPRRERRLPENVPKNLPESPSVKREIEQLHSGQEDKTSLSSSLSLSHHEDEQDESFVEISQPIMCTMCEQDDSLLKTKKQCKNCSGVFCESCVSKELPLPSSILPETVCTACYTQLLQQYASTPT is encoded by the exons atggcGGAGCGGGATATGCCACCGGGAGATCTGCCTCTGCAGTCATCCTCAGAGGTTTCTGAAAGTTCTGGGAGGCAAAATTCCTCGGATGAAAACGGACACGCCGACAGCCCGGACGAGACTCTGTCTCCGACCTCGGTGATTTACTTCAAGGAGGCGTTAAACTCCTCCAACTTGAGGTTTGGGAAGACTGGGTCGCTGTCACCCACTTCGCTCCGACAGTATGACTTCCAGATTGAAAGGATCGAGTCGAAACGAAGAA atcccAAGGATCCCATTGCAATCGAGAGGCTTAACTTGATGAACATGGCCAAACTGAGCATCAAGGGCCTGATCGAGTCGGCTCTCAACCTCGGACGCACACTTGACTCTGACTATGCACCTCTCCAGCAGTTCTTTGTCGTGATGGAGCACTGTCTGAAACATGGCTTGAAAA CTAAGAAGACTTTCCTGGGCCAGAACAAGTCGTTCTGGGGGGCGTTGGAGCTGGTTGAGAAGCTGACGCCTGAGGCAGGAGAGATCACTGCCAGTGTAAAAGACCTGCCTGGCCTCAA AACTCCCCTGGGACGAGGGCGTGCCTGGTTACGACTGGCCCTGATGCAGAAGAAGCTCTCTGACTACATGAAGACCATCATCAACAGAAAGGACctgctcag TGAGTTCTACGAGCCGAATGCGttgatgatggaggaggagggagccgTCATCGCCGGGCTGCTCGTCGGACTAAATGTCATCGATGCCAATCTGTGCATGAAGGGAGAGGACCTGGACTCACAG GTCGGGGTGATTGATTTCTCAATGTACCTCAAAGATGGCGGACACAGTAGTAAGAGTGCAGAGGG TGACGGTCAGATCACAGCGATTCTCGATCAGAAGAATTACGTGGAGGAGCTGAACAGACATTTAAG TGCATCAGTAAATAACCTCCAGGCCAAGGTGGACGCTCTGGAAAAGTCCAACACAAAGCTAACAGAAGAG CTTGCAGTGGCAAATAACCGGATCATCACCTTACAAGAGGACGTGGAGAGAGTAAAAGAGGAGAGCTCATATCAGATGGAGTCCAGGAAG GCATTAAGAAGCGACTCAGCAGCAGACGGACAAGCGCTGGGTGAAACACGCAAGCAGCTCAAAGAGGAAACCCTGCTTCGATTG GACGtggagaaggagctggaggtgCAGATCGGGATGAAGCAGGAGATGGAGCTGTCGATGAAGATGCTGGAGAAAGACATCTGTGAGAAGCAGGATGCTCTGGTGGAGCTCAGACAGCAGCTGGAAGACCTTCGTGCCATCAACCAGCAACTTAGCCACAAGTCACAG agcGCAGATGCCAGCTCTAAACAGAAGAGCGAAGTCATCGCTCGcctggaggagaaaataaaccaGATGACGGGGACTGTAAAACAGCTGGAGACCAG ATGCAAACaggctgagagggagagggatcTGGCTTTAGAGGCAAACCGGCTCTTCAAACAGGAGTTTGGAGACAAAATCGAgagtctgcaggtggaggtggagcagcTGAGGAGACACAG GTCTAATCTGGAGCAGGAGCTAAGAAAAGAGCGAGAGCGAAGGAGCGATCATCATCTCAACGTCGCGTCCAGACAGTCCGGAACTCCTCGCAGGGAGAGGAGGCTCCCGGAGAACGTCCCAAAA AATCTCCCAGAATCCCCGTCGGTCAAAAGGGAGATCGAGCAGTTACACAGTGGACAGGAGGATAAAACCAGTCTGAGCTCCAGCTT GTCTTTGTCACATCATGAGGACGAGCAG gaCGAGTCATTTGTGGAGATCAGTCAGCCTATCATGTGTACGATGTGTGAACAGGACGACTCTCTCCTCAAGACAAAG aAACAGTGTAAGAACTGCAGCGGTGTTTTCTGCGAGAGCTGCGTGTCCAAGGAGCTGCCGTTACCTTCCTCCATCCTCCCAGAGACGGTGTGCACTGCCTGCTACACCCAGTTACTCCAGCAATACGCTTCGACGCCGACATGA
- the rufy3 gene encoding protein RUFY3 isoform X4: protein MAERDMPPGDLPLQSSSEVSESSGRQNSSDENGHADSPDETLSPTSVIYFKEALNSSNLRFGKTGSLSPTSLRQYDFQIERIESKRRNPKDPIAIERLNLMNMAKLSIKGLIESALNLGRTLDSDYAPLQQFFVVMEHCLKHGLKTKKTFLGQNKSFWGALELVEKLTPEAGEITASVKDLPGLKTPLGRGRAWLRLALMQKKLSDYMKTIINRKDLLSEFYEPNALMMEEEGAVIAGLLVGLNVIDANLCMKGEDLDSQVGVIDFSMYLKDGGHSSKSAEGDGQITAILDQKNYVEELNRHLSASVNNLQAKVDALEKSNTKLTEELAVANNRIITLQEDVERVKEESSYQMESRKALRSDSAADGQALGETRKQLKEETLLRLDVEKELEVQIGMKQEMELSMKMLEKDICEKQDALVELRQQLEDLRAINQQLSHKSQSADASSKQKSEVIARLEEKINQMTGTVKQLETSEKHMVKQARHLNSAAGKLLQLQQ, encoded by the exons atggcGGAGCGGGATATGCCACCGGGAGATCTGCCTCTGCAGTCATCCTCAGAGGTTTCTGAAAGTTCTGGGAGGCAAAATTCCTCGGATGAAAACGGACACGCCGACAGCCCGGACGAGACTCTGTCTCCGACCTCGGTGATTTACTTCAAGGAGGCGTTAAACTCCTCCAACTTGAGGTTTGGGAAGACTGGGTCGCTGTCACCCACTTCGCTCCGACAGTATGACTTCCAGATTGAAAGGATCGAGTCGAAACGAAGAA atcccAAGGATCCCATTGCAATCGAGAGGCTTAACTTGATGAACATGGCCAAACTGAGCATCAAGGGCCTGATCGAGTCGGCTCTCAACCTCGGACGCACACTTGACTCTGACTATGCACCTCTCCAGCAGTTCTTTGTCGTGATGGAGCACTGTCTGAAACATGGCTTGAAAA CTAAGAAGACTTTCCTGGGCCAGAACAAGTCGTTCTGGGGGGCGTTGGAGCTGGTTGAGAAGCTGACGCCTGAGGCAGGAGAGATCACTGCCAGTGTAAAAGACCTGCCTGGCCTCAA AACTCCCCTGGGACGAGGGCGTGCCTGGTTACGACTGGCCCTGATGCAGAAGAAGCTCTCTGACTACATGAAGACCATCATCAACAGAAAGGACctgctcag TGAGTTCTACGAGCCGAATGCGttgatgatggaggaggagggagccgTCATCGCCGGGCTGCTCGTCGGACTAAATGTCATCGATGCCAATCTGTGCATGAAGGGAGAGGACCTGGACTCACAG GTCGGGGTGATTGATTTCTCAATGTACCTCAAAGATGGCGGACACAGTAGTAAGAGTGCAGAGGG TGACGGTCAGATCACAGCGATTCTCGATCAGAAGAATTACGTGGAGGAGCTGAACAGACATTTAAG TGCATCAGTAAATAACCTCCAGGCCAAGGTGGACGCTCTGGAAAAGTCCAACACAAAGCTAACAGAAGAG CTTGCAGTGGCAAATAACCGGATCATCACCTTACAAGAGGACGTGGAGAGAGTAAAAGAGGAGAGCTCATATCAGATGGAGTCCAGGAAG GCATTAAGAAGCGACTCAGCAGCAGACGGACAAGCGCTGGGTGAAACACGCAAGCAGCTCAAAGAGGAAACCCTGCTTCGATTG GACGtggagaaggagctggaggtgCAGATCGGGATGAAGCAGGAGATGGAGCTGTCGATGAAGATGCTGGAGAAAGACATCTGTGAGAAGCAGGATGCTCTGGTGGAGCTCAGACAGCAGCTGGAAGACCTTCGTGCCATCAACCAGCAACTTAGCCACAAGTCACAG agcGCAGATGCCAGCTCTAAACAGAAGAGCGAAGTCATCGCTCGcctggaggagaaaataaaccaGATGACGGGGACTGTAAAACAGCTGGAGACCAG TGAGAAACACATGGTGAAGCAGGCCAGACACCTGAACTCAGCAGCGGGGAAGctgctccagctgcagcagtag
- the rufy3 gene encoding protein RUFY3 isoform X3: protein MSDLTPQSETPTPTTDKITQAARETIYLCNFRVSVDGEWLCLRELNDISLTPDPEPAHEDPKDPIAIERLNLMNMAKLSIKGLIESALNLGRTLDSDYAPLQQFFVVMEHCLKHGLKTKKTFLGQNKSFWGALELVEKLTPEAGEITASVKDLPGLKTPLGRGRAWLRLALMQKKLSDYMKTIINRKDLLSEFYEPNALMMEEEGAVIAGLLVGLNVIDANLCMKGEDLDSQVGVIDFSMYLKDGGHSSKSAEGDGQITAILDQKNYVEELNRHLSASVNNLQAKVDALEKSNTKLTEELAVANNRIITLQEDVERVKEESSYQMESRKALRSDSAADGQALGETRKQLKEETLLRLDVEKELEVQIGMKQEMELSMKMLEKDICEKQDALVELRQQLEDLRAINQQLSHKSQSADASSKQKSEVIARLEEKINQMTGTVKQLETRCKQAERERDLALEANRLFKQEFGDKIESLQVEVEQLRRHRSNLEQELRKERERRSDHHLNVASRQSGTPRRERRLPENVPKCVSVRQNLPESPSVKREIEQLHSGQEDKTSLSSSLSLSHHEDEQDESFVEISQPIMCTMCEQDDSLLKTKKQCKNCSGVFCESCVSKELPLPSSILPETVCTACYTQLLQQYASTPT, encoded by the exons ATGTCTGATCTGACGCCTCAGAGCGAAACCCCAACTCCCACCACCGACAAGATCACCCAGGCCGCCCGGGAGACCATTTATCTCTGCAACTTTCGCGTGTCTGTCGACGGCGAGTGGCTCTGCCTCCGCGAGCTCAATGACATCTCCCTCACGCCGGACCCCGAGCCGGCCCATGAAG atcccAAGGATCCCATTGCAATCGAGAGGCTTAACTTGATGAACATGGCCAAACTGAGCATCAAGGGCCTGATCGAGTCGGCTCTCAACCTCGGACGCACACTTGACTCTGACTATGCACCTCTCCAGCAGTTCTTTGTCGTGATGGAGCACTGTCTGAAACATGGCTTGAAAA CTAAGAAGACTTTCCTGGGCCAGAACAAGTCGTTCTGGGGGGCGTTGGAGCTGGTTGAGAAGCTGACGCCTGAGGCAGGAGAGATCACTGCCAGTGTAAAAGACCTGCCTGGCCTCAA AACTCCCCTGGGACGAGGGCGTGCCTGGTTACGACTGGCCCTGATGCAGAAGAAGCTCTCTGACTACATGAAGACCATCATCAACAGAAAGGACctgctcag TGAGTTCTACGAGCCGAATGCGttgatgatggaggaggagggagccgTCATCGCCGGGCTGCTCGTCGGACTAAATGTCATCGATGCCAATCTGTGCATGAAGGGAGAGGACCTGGACTCACAG GTCGGGGTGATTGATTTCTCAATGTACCTCAAAGATGGCGGACACAGTAGTAAGAGTGCAGAGGG TGACGGTCAGATCACAGCGATTCTCGATCAGAAGAATTACGTGGAGGAGCTGAACAGACATTTAAG TGCATCAGTAAATAACCTCCAGGCCAAGGTGGACGCTCTGGAAAAGTCCAACACAAAGCTAACAGAAGAG CTTGCAGTGGCAAATAACCGGATCATCACCTTACAAGAGGACGTGGAGAGAGTAAAAGAGGAGAGCTCATATCAGATGGAGTCCAGGAAG GCATTAAGAAGCGACTCAGCAGCAGACGGACAAGCGCTGGGTGAAACACGCAAGCAGCTCAAAGAGGAAACCCTGCTTCGATTG GACGtggagaaggagctggaggtgCAGATCGGGATGAAGCAGGAGATGGAGCTGTCGATGAAGATGCTGGAGAAAGACATCTGTGAGAAGCAGGATGCTCTGGTGGAGCTCAGACAGCAGCTGGAAGACCTTCGTGCCATCAACCAGCAACTTAGCCACAAGTCACAG agcGCAGATGCCAGCTCTAAACAGAAGAGCGAAGTCATCGCTCGcctggaggagaaaataaaccaGATGACGGGGACTGTAAAACAGCTGGAGACCAG ATGCAAACaggctgagagggagagggatcTGGCTTTAGAGGCAAACCGGCTCTTCAAACAGGAGTTTGGAGACAAAATCGAgagtctgcaggtggaggtggagcagcTGAGGAGACACAG GTCTAATCTGGAGCAGGAGCTAAGAAAAGAGCGAGAGCGAAGGAGCGATCATCATCTCAACGTCGCGTCCAGACAGTCCGGAACTCCTCGCAGGGAGAGGAGGCTCCCGGAGAACGTCCCAAAA tgtgtgtctgtccgaCAGAATCTCCCAGAATCCCCGTCGGTCAAAAGGGAGATCGAGCAGTTACACAGTGGACAGGAGGATAAAACCAGTCTGAGCTCCAGCTT GTCTTTGTCACATCATGAGGACGAGCAG gaCGAGTCATTTGTGGAGATCAGTCAGCCTATCATGTGTACGATGTGTGAACAGGACGACTCTCTCCTCAAGACAAAG aAACAGTGTAAGAACTGCAGCGGTGTTTTCTGCGAGAGCTGCGTGTCCAAGGAGCTGCCGTTACCTTCCTCCATCCTCCCAGAGACGGTGTGCACTGCCTGCTACACCCAGTTACTCCAGCAATACGCTTCGACGCCGACATGA